From Calothrix sp. PCC 6303, a single genomic window includes:
- a CDS encoding GumC family protein, giving the protein MAPPIVKRYLIAFAKYKWIGLASFALVVAGSTMVAVQPEPPPSYLGDAALTYSGPPISFSTLGSEIQQKGQAISEADLLAEPIIVAVAKKIRLQPQQVVIQLKIDVPSGAAPAPGAAPTSSVIELKFVDSDKKRAAEALETFMEAAIQFSSDRNTGRLKSIIGKIDERIPVAKKELEAAEKKLEQYDRVERPAILAAENGSLLNAVTSSQNQQRQIQQTLSGIDAQIRSLQNKLGLNVDEAYVSSALSADPIMAQLRSQIYQIEAQIEPLKRDLRPEHPTMIQFQRQKDAAEKLLYERAAEIASGGGNTAPLPSSVSGVRARSNLDPARQQLANQLVALQTQRETLAQQFSNQVREEAKLRQEYSVIPNKQLERSRLEQNIALKKAVFDQMQLKLTDAKTAEAETVSSLGIARPPRITASIKPPKSVPTTIGAGVFFGMVVGGGVVFLLGSLEGTFKTKEDIQNSMKQREIAILGEFPLMPVDDLEKDMIPVLLSPESPYLEFYEKCRSNLRRIGGRNFKVVLITSTGAAEGKTTCAYNLGIASARAGKRTLVIETDLRSPSRCKSLNVSINPDATIEPLRYYGSFSECIRLVPDIENLYIVPSAGPVRQSAAIIESSEMRRLLEDARERFDLVILDANPLGLSNDALLIQPYSDGIILVARPNYTQESVFGEAIDQLVESELGLIGGIINGTDILVAPTATLESKIPDEELDQKVKV; this is encoded by the coding sequence ATGGCTCCACCGATTGTTAAGCGTTATCTAATTGCTTTTGCAAAATATAAGTGGATTGGATTAGCTAGCTTCGCTCTAGTAGTAGCGGGGTCAACTATGGTGGCAGTGCAACCGGAACCACCACCAAGCTATTTAGGTGATGCAGCTTTAACTTATAGTGGTCCTCCCATTTCATTTTCAACTTTGGGTAGTGAAATTCAACAAAAAGGTCAGGCAATTAGCGAAGCAGATTTGCTAGCAGAGCCGATTATTGTTGCAGTTGCTAAAAAAATTAGACTCCAACCTCAACAGGTAGTTATACAGTTAAAAATCGATGTTCCTTCGGGTGCTGCTCCCGCACCTGGAGCAGCACCAACTTCATCGGTAATTGAATTAAAATTTGTAGATAGCGATAAAAAACGTGCTGCTGAAGCTTTAGAAACTTTCATGGAAGCGGCAATTCAATTTAGTAGCGATCGCAATACTGGACGACTCAAGTCAATTATCGGCAAAATTGATGAGCGTATACCCGTAGCTAAAAAGGAACTGGAAGCAGCCGAGAAAAAGCTAGAGCAGTACGACAGGGTGGAGCGTCCAGCAATCTTGGCAGCGGAGAATGGTAGCTTATTAAATGCAGTTACTTCCAGTCAAAATCAACAACGGCAAATCCAACAAACGTTGTCGGGAATCGATGCCCAAATTCGCAGTTTACAAAATAAATTAGGGTTGAATGTCGATGAAGCCTATGTTTCCTCTGCCTTAAGTGCTGACCCCATCATGGCTCAGTTGCGGAGTCAAATTTACCAAATTGAAGCGCAAATAGAGCCTCTAAAACGTGATTTGCGCCCAGAACACCCAACTATGATTCAATTCCAGCGGCAAAAAGATGCTGCTGAGAAGTTACTGTATGAAAGAGCAGCAGAGATTGCTAGTGGTGGAGGGAATACAGCCCCTTTACCCAGTTCTGTAAGTGGTGTGCGCGCACGTAGCAACCTCGATCCAGCCAGACAACAATTAGCAAACCAGTTGGTAGCACTACAAACCCAACGGGAAACATTGGCTCAACAATTTAGCAACCAAGTCAGGGAAGAGGCAAAATTAAGACAAGAGTATTCTGTTATCCCCAATAAACAATTAGAGCGATCGCGTTTGGAACAGAACATAGCTTTGAAGAAAGCAGTTTTTGATCAAATGCAACTCAAACTGACTGATGCAAAAACTGCTGAAGCGGAAACTGTCAGCAGTTTGGGCATTGCTAGACCACCCAGAATTACTGCTAGTATTAAGCCACCTAAAAGCGTACCCACAACTATTGGTGCAGGTGTATTCTTTGGTATGGTTGTTGGTGGTGGTGTAGTATTTTTACTGGGATCCCTCGAAGGTACCTTCAAAACCAAAGAGGATATTCAAAACAGCATGAAACAACGCGAAATTGCCATTTTGGGTGAATTTCCCCTCATGCCTGTGGATGATTTGGAAAAAGATATGATCCCGGTGTTACTTTCTCCAGAATCGCCCTATCTGGAATTTTACGAAAAATGCCGCAGTAATCTACGCAGAATTGGCGGTCGTAACTTTAAGGTAGTTTTAATCACTAGTACAGGTGCTGCGGAAGGAAAAACTACCTGTGCTTATAACCTGGGAATCGCTTCTGCCCGTGCTGGTAAACGTACTTTGGTCATCGAAACTGACTTGCGATCGCCTTCGCGCTGTAAGTCTTTAAATGTATCTATTAACCCAGATGCCACAATAGAACCTCTGCGTTACTACGGTAGCTTCAGTGAATGCATTCGCCTAGTCCCTGATATTGAAAATTTATACATCGTTCCTAGCGCCGGACCTGTTCGCCAATCTGCCGCTATCATCGAATCTAGCGAAATGCGACGCTTGTTAGAGGATGCTCGTGAACGCTTTGATTTGGTAATATTAGATGCCAACCCCCTTGGTTTGTCTAATGATGCCTTATTAATCCAACCCTATAGTGATGGGATAATTTTGGTCGCACGACCCAACTATACCCAAGAAAGCGTATTCGGTGAAGCTATTGATCAACTGGTTGAATCAGAACTGGGATTAATCGGAGGCATTATTAATGGTACTGATATTCTTGTTGCACCAACTGCAACCTTAGAATCGAAAATACCAGATGAGGAATTAGATCAAAAAGTTAAGGTGTAA
- a CDS encoding polysaccharide biosynthesis/export family protein: MLTTVFFKMRLFNALCTTGLYLSVFTGILHQSVVAQAPPTQEKLPDQAPSSTIIPSQQPPSLPPDSSELSPSNISGAVSPQFGRYLLGPGDVINLSIQRPPGEYRLGPGDSVSVFVQRFPDLGFQAQINPEGNITAPLLGTIRLQNLTLAEAQQKIRNALNRYVVEPTVVVSLSTLRPDTSFQTLVDPEGNIAVPQIGTVSVQGLTLQEAQEKIRLQLRNILVQPIVTASLASPRQVQITISGEVFKPGIYSLNPSTPRINDALLLAGGSTVMADLRQIQVRRRLLDGTLMTQNIDLYAALQNGGSVPNLRLQDGDAVVLTRREVGNDDSYDRTLVARSSLATPVIKVRVLNYVAGGIVVQSLPNGSSFVDVLAGVSVANSNLQDIALIRFDPERGRAVTLRLNARKALSGDISQNVPLQDNDVIVVGRNLLGKITGLLTTVTRPFYDVRTFLNFFDTLGGSDSNQNR, encoded by the coding sequence ATGTTGACAACAGTTTTTTTCAAAATGCGCCTATTTAATGCCCTATGCACCACAGGTCTTTATCTCAGTGTTTTTACTGGGATACTTCATCAATCTGTTGTAGCTCAAGCACCCCCAACTCAAGAAAAACTCCCAGATCAAGCGCCATCGTCCACAATTATACCATCACAACAACCTCCATCTTTACCTCCTGATAGTTCTGAATTATCCCCCTCAAACATCAGTGGGGCAGTTTCACCACAATTTGGTCGCTATTTACTAGGACCGGGTGATGTAATTAATTTATCTATCCAACGTCCTCCCGGTGAGTACCGCTTAGGACCTGGTGATAGTGTGAGTGTTTTTGTTCAGCGTTTTCCGGATTTGGGTTTCCAAGCTCAAATTAATCCTGAAGGTAATATTACAGCCCCATTACTGGGAACTATACGTTTGCAGAATTTAACATTAGCTGAAGCACAGCAAAAAATTCGCAATGCTTTAAATCGTTATGTAGTAGAACCAACAGTGGTGGTATCACTATCAACGCTACGTCCAGATACATCCTTTCAAACATTGGTAGATCCAGAAGGGAATATTGCAGTACCGCAAATCGGTACTGTATCAGTTCAGGGCTTAACTCTTCAAGAAGCACAAGAAAAAATTCGCTTACAGTTGAGGAATATATTAGTTCAACCAATTGTCACGGCTTCCCTTGCCAGCCCTCGACAAGTACAAATAACAATTAGCGGAGAAGTGTTTAAACCGGGAATTTATTCTCTTAATCCATCAACTCCTAGGATCAATGATGCGCTTCTCTTGGCAGGTGGTTCTACTGTAATGGCAGATTTGCGACAGATACAGGTACGACGACGCTTACTTGATGGGACTTTAATGACTCAGAATATTGATCTGTATGCTGCTCTGCAAAATGGTGGCTCAGTTCCCAACTTGCGTCTGCAAGATGGTGACGCTGTGGTCTTAACACGACGAGAAGTTGGCAATGATGACAGCTATGATCGCACTTTAGTCGCACGTTCTTCTTTAGCAACCCCTGTAATTAAAGTACGTGTTCTCAACTATGTTGCAGGGGGTATAGTAGTACAATCGTTACCAAATGGTAGTAGTTTTGTAGATGTACTAGCGGGGGTTAGTGTAGCTAATTCTAACCTTCAGGATATAGCTTTGATCCGTTTTGACCCAGAGCGTGGTCGAGCTGTAACTCTGCGGCTAAATGCCAGAAAAGCATTATCAGGAGACATCTCCCAGAATGTGCCACTTCAAGATAATGATGTTATCGTGGTAGGTCGAAACCTACTTGGTAAGATTACTGGTTTGTTAACTACAGTCACCCGACCTTTTTACGACGTACGTACTTTCCTCAATTTCTTTGATACCCTTGGTGGTAGCGACAGTAATCAAAATAGGTAG
- the mutL gene encoding DNA mismatch repair endonuclease MutL: MGLTIQSLPKEVVHLIAAGEVIDSLAAVVRELVENSLDAGATRIVVYLSPEQWRVRVADNGCGMNYDNLLRAATSHSTSKISNCDDLWRIRSLGFRGEALHSLTMLADVEIMSRTADLEICGWCVSYGVGGEVLASQATAIAPGTVVTISGLFANFPARREGMPSPAQQVKAIQATIQQIALCHPQVAWQVWQNERLWFSISPATTMGRLLPQFLSQVRHHDLQELEVKLSNSDDTCFPTLHLAAGLPDRCHRHRPDWVRLAVNGRMVKLPELEHTILAAYHRTLPRDRFPVCLLHLLVPPEQINWNRNPSKTEVYLHELKYWQEQITQAIDRVLRLNPESVSDDIHTSRVSKLIKVAESEGSYQFNRSIQPDENQSEATANSEQLSANYLKVVGQVNNMYIVAEHPGGLWLIEQHIAHERVLYEKICDDWQITTVESPLMMYRLSETQVLQLQRIGLDIEPFGENLWAIRSIPAMLQQRDDCTEALLELSLGGDLQAAQVAVACRTAIRNGTVLSLEEMQTLVDQWQNTRNPRTCPHGRPIYLVLEESSLGRYFRRSWVIGKSHGI; this comes from the coding sequence ATGGGTTTGACGATTCAATCTTTACCAAAGGAAGTTGTTCATTTAATTGCCGCTGGGGAGGTAATTGATTCGCTAGCTGCTGTTGTGCGGGAACTGGTGGAAAATTCCCTAGATGCGGGTGCTACTAGAATTGTGGTTTATTTGTCACCCGAACAATGGCGGGTGCGGGTAGCAGATAATGGTTGTGGGATGAATTATGATAATTTATTGCGGGCGGCAACTTCCCACAGTACGAGTAAAATTAGCAATTGTGATGATTTGTGGCGGATTCGCAGTTTGGGGTTTCGGGGTGAAGCGCTACATAGTTTAACAATGTTAGCAGATGTGGAAATCATGAGTCGTACTGCTGACTTGGAAATATGCGGATGGTGTGTTAGTTATGGTGTTGGGGGAGAAGTATTAGCTTCCCAAGCAACTGCGATCGCACCTGGTACAGTAGTTACTATCTCTGGTTTATTTGCCAATTTTCCCGCCAGAAGAGAAGGGATGCCAAGTCCCGCACAACAAGTTAAAGCTATCCAAGCAACAATTCAACAAATTGCCCTGTGTCACCCGCAAGTGGCTTGGCAAGTCTGGCAAAATGAACGCCTTTGGTTTAGTATTAGTCCAGCAACAACAATGGGGAGATTGTTACCTCAGTTTCTTTCCCAAGTTCGTCACCACGATTTACAGGAATTAGAGGTTAAGTTAAGCAATTCTGATGATACTTGTTTCCCTACTCTACATTTAGCTGCTGGATTACCAGATAGATGTCACCGTCATCGTCCCGATTGGGTGAGGTTGGCAGTAAATGGGAGAATGGTAAAATTGCCGGAGTTAGAACATACAATCTTGGCAGCATACCATCGCACCTTACCACGCGATCGCTTCCCGGTTTGCCTCCTACATTTACTTGTCCCCCCCGAACAAATCAACTGGAATCGTAACCCATCGAAAACAGAAGTTTATCTCCACGAACTCAAATATTGGCAAGAACAAATTACCCAAGCAATTGATAGAGTCCTACGTCTCAACCCCGAAAGTGTCAGCGACGATATCCACACCAGTCGCGTTAGTAAACTCATCAAAGTAGCTGAATCTGAAGGTTCTTACCAATTTAATCGCTCTATTCAACCTGATGAAAATCAATCCGAAGCAACTGCAAACTCAGAACAACTCAGTGCCAACTACTTAAAAGTAGTTGGTCAAGTTAATAACATGTATATAGTTGCCGAACATCCTGGAGGTCTGTGGTTGATTGAACAACATATCGCCCACGAGAGAGTTTTATATGAAAAAATCTGCGATGATTGGCAAATAACCACCGTAGAATCACCATTAATGATGTATCGCTTATCCGAAACGCAAGTATTACAACTTCAGCGAATTGGTTTAGATATTGAACCTTTTGGTGAAAATCTTTGGGCAATTCGCAGTATCCCAGCGATGTTACAACAGCGGGATGATTGCACAGAAGCGCTGTTAGAATTAAGTTTGGGGGGAGACTTACAAGCTGCACAGGTAGCAGTTGCTTGCCGCACTGCCATTCGCAACGGCACAGTCTTGAGTTTAGAAGAAATGCAAACTTTAGTCGATCAGTGGCAAAATACTCGTAACCCTCGCACCTGCCCCCATGGTAGACCCATTTATTTGGTGTTGGAAGAATCCTCTTTAGGGCGGTATTTTCGGCGAAGTTGGGTAATTGGCAAAAGTCACGGGATTTGA
- a CDS encoding pentapeptide repeat-containing protein → MKTPIVRRNISQSNHSQESGKRNPPSLTTRRFGAWATEITLVVVSGLIPFGIGVFVNRTDMNRVPLNPLMGTVEKVVARPLALPVSYGTRNVAWVTNILWTVGAIAPLTLSCWQLYLLAKTGSTSPKRWFGVRVVSEQGTPPGLLPVVVREGVGRWGIPVSAAYILWRYSPLFPNLGVFSLVLGALMVGESLGFPRWKGKRAWHDRLAGTYTIDANKPFTPPRQRQVGVEEWNEGDEEAAIESVVMSPVAPEEPPQESRLLLWMRQNPSSTLFAIALLSMGAVLGTLVGTQVYIQTQENRRTSEQGNQKQFLELEQRLKSSSATTVEERQRTIIALGTLNYPQATQYLVSLLTQESNPILLNTIQQALVNVGTSAIDDLKRQNQLLGSTLDTGNSNSGNSTQTLQQQLQLNQRVINKILTVNSNQMKKVDLRRVRLGQTIDGQNTFSLSLDRVDLWGVNFKGANLDQASFKNSRFRGPGDDGLWDTFDDAIADLSQAQLKQANFSEANLSRVLLNKSDLSRSTLNKANLAGSRLIGANLSSAQMVGADLRNAVLENASLTGADLGEAKLNEAELYGARLNRAIAIGAQLSYANLTKTDWQAADLSGSYLDRVNLTNANLSTARLTGAILRSANLEGANLRNADLTLADFQGANVANVDFQGAIFFPGGQDQANQFVQTPQLGSQSAVVKGVDFSQSKNLDAKQIAYICTQGAIHPRCL, encoded by the coding sequence ATGAAAACCCCAATTGTTAGGAGAAATATTAGCCAATCTAACCATTCTCAGGAGTCAGGAAAACGCAATCCGCCATCTTTGACAACTCGACGCTTTGGTGCCTGGGCAACAGAAATTACACTGGTAGTTGTGAGCGGATTAATACCTTTTGGCATTGGGGTTTTTGTCAATCGCACTGACATGAACCGAGTCCCTCTTAATCCCTTAATGGGAACAGTGGAGAAAGTAGTGGCTCGTCCTTTAGCGTTACCTGTGAGTTACGGAACTCGGAATGTGGCATGGGTGACAAATATTTTATGGACAGTGGGAGCGATCGCACCTCTGACTTTATCCTGTTGGCAACTATATTTATTAGCTAAAACTGGTAGCACTTCCCCTAAAAGATGGTTTGGTGTGCGAGTTGTTTCTGAACAAGGGACACCACCGGGTTTATTGCCAGTTGTAGTTAGGGAAGGAGTTGGTCGTTGGGGTATTCCAGTTTCGGCAGCTTATATATTATGGCGCTACAGTCCTTTGTTTCCCAATTTGGGTGTGTTTTCGCTGGTATTAGGTGCCTTGATGGTGGGTGAAAGCTTGGGTTTCCCCCGCTGGAAAGGAAAACGAGCTTGGCATGATCGCCTCGCAGGAACCTATACAATTGATGCTAACAAGCCTTTTACACCACCCCGTCAACGTCAAGTTGGGGTGGAAGAATGGAATGAGGGGGATGAAGAAGCCGCTATTGAATCAGTGGTAATGTCTCCTGTGGCACCGGAAGAACCTCCGCAAGAGTCACGGTTATTGCTGTGGATGCGGCAAAATCCCAGTTCTACTTTATTTGCGATCGCATTATTAAGTATGGGGGCTGTTTTAGGGACATTAGTGGGAACCCAAGTTTATATCCAAACCCAAGAAAATCGTCGCACATCTGAGCAAGGTAATCAAAAACAGTTCCTCGAACTTGAACAGCGACTAAAATCCAGTTCAGCGACAACTGTCGAAGAACGTCAACGTACAATTATCGCATTAGGTACCCTGAATTATCCCCAAGCCACTCAATACTTAGTGAGTTTGCTAACTCAGGAAAGCAATCCCATTCTACTAAATACTATTCAGCAAGCATTAGTTAATGTGGGTACAAGTGCGATTGACGACTTAAAGCGTCAAAATCAACTCTTAGGTAGCACATTAGATACAGGCAATAGCAATTCCGGTAACAGCACCCAAACTTTACAGCAGCAATTACAACTAAATCAACGAGTAATTAATAAAATTCTCACTGTCAATAGCAATCAGATGAAAAAAGTTGACCTCAGACGTGTTCGTTTAGGTCAAACTATTGATGGGCAAAATACCTTTAGTTTATCCTTAGACCGAGTTGACTTGTGGGGTGTGAATTTTAAAGGGGCAAACCTCGATCAAGCCAGCTTTAAAAATAGCCGTTTCCGGGGACCTGGTGACGATGGATTGTGGGATACTTTCGATGATGCGATCGCTGATTTGAGTCAGGCACAATTAAAGCAAGCCAATTTTAGTGAAGCAAACCTCAGTCGTGTGCTTTTAAATAAAAGTGACTTGAGTCGTTCCACCTTAAATAAAGCTAATTTAGCTGGTTCTCGATTAATCGGAGCAAATCTCAGTAGTGCCCAAATGGTGGGAGCCGATCTCCGTAATGCTGTCCTCGAAAATGCCAGCTTAACAGGAGCCGATTTAGGAGAGGCAAAATTGAACGAAGCCGAGTTATATGGGGCACGATTGAATCGAGCGATCGCTATCGGTGCTCAACTCTCCTACGCCAATCTTACCAAAACCGATTGGCAAGCCGCAGACCTTTCAGGTTCCTATTTAGACCGAGTTAATCTTACCAACGCTAATCTCAGTACAGCCCGTCTGACAGGTGCTATTTTACGTTCAGCTAATCTCGAAGGTGCCAACCTGCGAAACGCCGACCTCACCCTCGCAGACTTCCAAGGTGCCAACGTTGCTAATGTTGATTTTCAAGGAGCAATTTTCTTCCCTGGTGGACAAGATCAAGCTAACCAATTCGTCCAAACACCCCAACTAGGTTCACAATCAGCCGTCGTCAAAGGTGTCGATTTTAGCCAATCCAAAAACTTAGATGCCAAACAGATAGCTTATATTTGTACACAAGGAGCCATTCACCCTCGTTGTCTTTAA
- a CDS encoding IS1182 family transposase — MRPLIWEPPISLSSKEEKVAKRIRKAKLFVFLRQIRHELFDPDFQTELARVFKDSSVGLSPIPPAQLALAVILQAYTGVSDDEAIEAIEMDRRWQLVLDCLDCEQAPFGKGTLVRFRALLMSKSLDQRIVAKTVEMAHFHEGYNPKSLKVALDSSPLWGAARVEDTYNLLGHALRKALFVIAQNYEQDDSGVTGVTATIGAEIITGTSLKAALDLDWDDPEARNVALSTILQTLDSVESWVKQKTDLDEKTSTQVNKSIEDARQIESQDVEEKSDGSPKLRKGVAKDRRISIEDEDMRHGRKSRSQKIDGYKRHIFKDLELQMVRAVGVTRANEPEASVTMAIEFDLNAQNVTTLDIKELHIDRAYLASHWVKQRTPDMTIICKAWKVRNGNFFDKNAFVLDWENHFIRCPNGVSLPFNEGTVVHFPKHECQTCPLRSQCTESKQGRSISIHPDESLLVELRERQTTQSGREKLRERVSVEHSLAHIGQWQGDKARYIGLRKNLFDLRRMAVVHNLHVLARMFETNNKEISNFNNSYSA; from the coding sequence ATGCGTCCATTAATATGGGAACCTCCAATCTCCCTGTCAAGCAAAGAAGAAAAAGTTGCGAAACGTATACGCAAAGCAAAGTTATTTGTATTTTTGCGGCAAATACGACACGAATTATTTGACCCAGACTTCCAAACGGAGTTAGCAAGGGTATTCAAGGACAGTAGTGTTGGTTTATCTCCAATACCACCAGCACAACTTGCACTTGCAGTAATTTTACAAGCATATACAGGGGTTTCAGATGACGAGGCAATAGAAGCGATTGAAATGGATAGGCGATGGCAGCTAGTTTTAGATTGTCTCGATTGTGAACAAGCTCCATTTGGCAAAGGGACACTAGTTAGATTTCGTGCGCTTTTGATGTCAAAGTCTCTTGACCAGAGGATTGTGGCGAAAACAGTTGAAATGGCACATTTTCATGAAGGTTACAATCCGAAGTCGTTAAAAGTAGCCTTAGATTCAAGCCCGTTATGGGGAGCGGCACGTGTGGAAGACACGTATAATTTGTTAGGTCATGCACTAAGGAAAGCATTATTCGTAATAGCTCAGAATTATGAACAGGACGATTCTGGTGTTACAGGCGTTACAGCGACTATCGGTGCAGAAATCATCACGGGAACGAGCCTGAAAGCTGCCTTAGATTTAGATTGGGATGACCCGGAAGCTCGTAATGTTGCACTATCTACAATATTGCAAACATTAGACTCAGTTGAGTCTTGGGTCAAACAAAAAACTGATTTGGATGAAAAAACAAGCACTCAAGTCAACAAGAGCATTGAAGATGCGAGGCAAATTGAATCACAAGATGTTGAGGAGAAATCTGATGGCTCCCCAAAGCTCCGTAAAGGTGTTGCTAAAGATAGACGCATTTCAATTGAGGATGAGGATATGCGTCATGGTCGTAAAAGTCGCAGCCAAAAAATTGATGGTTACAAACGTCATATTTTCAAAGACTTAGAATTGCAAATGGTAAGAGCTGTTGGTGTTACCAGAGCAAACGAACCAGAAGCATCTGTAACTATGGCAATTGAGTTCGACTTAAATGCCCAGAACGTAACAACTCTTGACATCAAAGAGCTACATATTGACCGTGCATATTTAGCTAGTCATTGGGTTAAACAACGCACACCTGATATGACTATTATTTGCAAGGCATGGAAAGTCCGCAACGGTAATTTTTTTGATAAAAATGCCTTTGTTCTGGATTGGGAAAATCATTTCATTCGCTGTCCCAATGGAGTTAGTTTACCCTTTAATGAGGGGACTGTTGTCCACTTCCCCAAACACGAATGTCAAACCTGTCCTTTACGCTCTCAATGTACAGAGAGTAAGCAAGGTCGCAGTATCTCTATTCACCCTGACGAGTCTCTACTTGTAGAGCTACGGGAACGTCAAACTACACAGAGTGGACGTGAGAAACTCCGCGAGCGCGTTAGTGTTGAGCATAGTTTAGCTCATATTGGTCAGTGGCAAGGAGATAAAGCTCGCTACATTGGCTTACGCAAAAACCTTTTTGACCTTCGACGTATGGCTGTTGTTCATAATCTCCACGTTCTTGCTCGTATGTTTGAAACTAATAATAAAGAAATTTCTAATTTTAATAATTCATACTCTGCCTGA